GGTGTGTTTGTTTCTGCTTTGGATTGTGAATGTAAGGACGGAAGGGAAATGGAGGAAAAAAGCAAATCGTGGGGCTTCTATTTTTGCGCTTGGATTATGCCAAGCCAATACAGGAGAGCAGCAGTATCTTCTCCCCACATGAGGAGAATGAGGGAGAGGGCGAGGGGTGGGAGGAAAGATGGATCAACGTATAAGAGAGAAAAACCGCAATCCAAAGATGCAAAACAGCTAGTAGCTTTTGGACCTACGGATTTTACAATCAACAATCCAAATTTTTACAAACCGAAGATGAAAACATGCCCTTAGTCTACCAATGTGCTTCCATGCGCTGCCCCAAAGCAAAGGTTCTCAGATCATGAATACTTGATGAGTGAACAGCTGGAAGTTAGATAATCCGCAAGATCTTAATCGATTCACTCTAAATCAACTTCCTTAAAACAAATGCTCAAACGAGATTATAGTCACCAAACATATGATGATCCAAAAAAGAATGTAACACAAACTAGTCATTTCAACAAACAACATATGGTTTGATTGAGATCAGGGTACTTTTTTACATCCTTTACATGCTGTCCTTTCTCCGATGCTCAGTTAGGGAGAAGTCAGGTCGTATGCAAGGCATAGCATTGCCCACTGAATCAACCCGACCCAAATCCACCTCCCAAAAGAGCAAGTAATCCACGTAGTAATGTGCAGCGGCCTTCATCTAGATCTCCCAGCACAGCACACAAATAGCATGGATGTTTCAGCGCGAGACACCTTTTCTTACCACATGAACTGCATTGAAAAATACATGAATCAACAATGTATGGCATGTGCAGGCTGATATGAACATACTGAAATGACATGCCATGGAAACAaatgatgtactccctccgtcccgaattgtaggtcgttttggcttttttaggtACATAGTTTTTCagatgcatctagatatagtgtatgtctagatgcaaaataatatctatgaacttagaaaagccaaaacgacctatgatttgaaacggagggagtagcaaatACATGTACAGATAGAATGAGGACCTAGACAGTGAAAGAGGTACTTACATGAGAAACAAAGGAGATCTTAAAGCTCACTGTAATTCCTCCAAACAGCCCGGAATTCCTCTCTGAATGTATTCAGACGTGCTTTCAAATTAGGTGTTCTGAAGCTTGCATGAAGCACCGTTGCTGCACAACAAAAAAAGATCATAATTAAGGGCATTGCACGTGATACAATGGATTTCAAAACCATGCACTGGACATACCGAATAGAGCAATGAGAAGTGCCCAGAGGACTGTGAGAAGACTGCATGAGGTCAACCAGAGTATACAGCTAACTGCAACCAAGAAAACAGGTGGTGTCAGTTTTGAAGATTATGGTGAAATATAGCATTTTACAAAGTCCAGTTTTAGCATACCTGCAGAAAAGAACAGGACAAACACCCATCTAGGTCGCCCACAAATATGAATCGATCTCTTCGAGCTTGGTCGACCACGAAGAACAGGGCTGAATATGTCGTTAAAAATGATATTAGCATCACATTGTATTTACCCACAATAAAAcatacaagaaaaagaaatatcagAAACTAAGATACCCACGTTATCGGTGGCCTCATCTTTGCAGCTAAATGTGGTGAAAATTGTCTCACGGTCCTTGTGACTTTCTCATTGAAAGTGACTGCAAAACTGAAATATCAAACATAATAGTCAGTTTATAATAATCACAAAAAAAGATGATTTCTTGGCACAAAATTTGAGAACCATGAATCGCAAATAAACTCAAGGTAAATAATAACTGTTCTAATGTTGGTTACATTGTGGATAAGCTAGGACACATCATTCTTAACAGCAATGCGAAATGTAGATATATTATTGATCTTTTCATAGTTCCAATCCAATAGACCGAGATAAATACATCAAATGAGAACTTAACAGTTGAATATACAATTGTTTGTCTTCACTTCCAATATTTCAATCGTCACCAGAAAGTCAAAATTATCATAGTATCTGGTCTTTTGGTAGGTTAGACTGAATCAAGGAACAAGAACAAAGGTATAATATTCTAATGCAACAAATTGCTGCACACAGAATCAAACTTACATGAATCCTCAAATATGAACACCCCTCAAAGAtgaacacccccccccccaaaaaaaaagggggggatcAGGTTCAAGAGGCCCACGCAGTATATCCACagataacttataatttggggcCTTGTCTAGCACAATCAAATATGAAAACATGTGTGCAGTATCAATATCTTTGAATTCTACATTGGTATTTTCATGCAATCTTTAATAATTTGTGAGGCTTTTGGAAACAGTATTGTGCTCTCTCATATTCACCTGAACCTACGGcttaaaaaataacaaaaaagaaCTCTTGACTAGAGCATCAACTGAAGTAGAAAACTGCAAATCGTCAATGTTCCACTGTTACCTTGCACAAAATGAGGTTATCTGTCAAACGAATAGAATGCCAAATGTCCAGTTTATTATATAAATTGCAAGATAGGGCTAACACCAAATAGCAGCCTCAAAATGAACAGCATTTCATTGATCCAAAGATGAAAAACTGCTAGCTAGACACTACTGAAGTTTACAGTAGAAATGAAAAACTGATAGCTAGACACTACTGAAGTTTACAATAGAAATGAAAAACTGATAGCTAGACACTACTGAAGCTTACAGTAGAAAGTTTTTAATTAAAGAAGTATGAATGGCACAACTTATTTTCAGTTCAGAGTAAAAGAACTATTTACCTGTGTGACTGAACAATTGAAAAACTATAAAGAGAACCAAATTACAAGTACAAGCATAGGAATGGTTGTAGCTATAAGTATTTGCTTACCTGTCATTAAGAAATGCGATACTGAGTCCAGTCATAAAAGCTGCAAGGATTGCAACCGGCTTCCAAAGGAAGCCCATCC
This sequence is a window from Setaria italica strain Yugu1 chromosome III, Setaria_italica_v2.0, whole genome shotgun sequence. Protein-coding genes within it:
- the LOC101764698 gene encoding PRA1 family protein A1, with the translated sequence MDWSAVTAEDLVDALREVDWSTPPRPVPEFFSRFTVPRSYSKWTSRLKCNLYYYRTNYFILIMFILGMGFLWKPVAILAAFMTGLSIAFLNDSFAVTFNEKVTRTVRQFSPHLAAKMRPPITPVLRGRPSSKRSIHICGRPRWVFVLFFSAVSCILWLTSCSLLTVLWALLIALFATVLHASFRTPNLKARLNTFREEFRAVWRNYSEL